The genomic region GCTGTGCTGGTGCGGCAGGCCGGTGCCGCCGACGGAGGCCCAGGTGGCGGCGCTGAACTGCAGGCCGCCGTAGTAGCCGTTGCCGGTGTTGGTGGCCCAGTTGCCGCCGGACTCGCACTGCGCCAGGCGGTCCCACACGGTGTCGCCACCGGCGTAGTTGGCCGCGGGCGCGGCGGGGGCCGGCTCGGGCTTCTCCTTGGTGCCGACCAGCACGATGCGCGAGACGGGCTTGGCGGTGACGGTCTGCTTCACGACCTCGCGGTCGACGATCTCGCCGTTGCGGTAGGTGAGGCGGTAGGTGACGTCGCGGCTGCCCGCGCGGCCCTCGCGCTCGACCTCCTCCTCGCCCTCGTAGATCGAGGCGTCCTCGCGCTCCTCGGTCGAGAAGTCGATGCGCTCACCCTTGACGACGCGGGTGTCCTTGCGGATGTCGGTGAGGACGATCTTGTCGCCGTCCTCCACCTTGGTCTTCAGGCCGGGCTTGACGATGTCGAGCTTGCCGACCTTGACGTCCATGGCGGCGAGCGCCTCGCGCACGGTGAGGACGGTGACCTGCTTGGTCACCGGCTTGCGGGCGCCGATGGCGAAGGTGAGCTTCTTGGGGGTGACCACGTCGAGCTCGAGGCCGTCGCGGCTGATCAGCGCGCCACGGCTGGTGGAGAGCCGGGCGGCGGCGAAGGATCGCCCGATCTCTCCCAGCGCGTCGTCGACCTCGGTGGAGGTCACCCAGTAGGTCTGGGTCTCGCCGTCGACGGTGACCTCGAGGGGGCGGCCGAAGCGGACCGAGATCTTCGAGCCGTCGGAGACCTCCTCCTCGATGCCCGGGGCGACGATGTCGTGCTTGCCGACCTCGATCCCCTCGGACTCCAGGACGTCGCCGACGGTGCCGCCCATCGCCCGGACCTCGCGGGACTCGCCGTCGAGGGACAGGGTCACCGTGGTCGTGAGAGCGCTGTAGCCGAGGGTGGTGCCGGCGACCGCCAGGACGACGACCGTCGCCAGGACGCCGAGGACGGCTCGGCTACGGGTGAGACGGCCCAGACGGGCGCGGGTGGACAGCGTGGAAGCCACGATTCTCCATAGGTCGTGCTCTCCGGGCCTCGGGTGTCAGTGCGAGCACACGCTCGCGCTCACCAGTGCTGAGGTCGTGCTGAGGGCGGCTGGCGGCCGTGATGGGGGCCCTGGCCGGCCGCGGTGCACTGGTCTGATCGACCCGATCCCGGCCTACAAGTCGTCTACTGCAACAAGATCTCGGGCCGATTGCAAACCCTCGTCCCACATGTTGTGGAGGTGTGGGCAGGGTCTCGTGCTCGCCGAGGGCCGATTTCCGGGGGTGCGGAGTGCAGGTTCGGGCCCCGCTACCAGCCGCCCCCGAAGGCCCGCTCGGTGTTGGCGTCGACGGCCGCACAGAGCTCGCCGAGGTCCTCGCCGCGCACCTCGGCCATCAGGCGCATCGTGAGCGGGACGAGGTAGGACGCGTTGGTGGCGCCGCGATGCGGGTGCGGGGTGAGGTACGGCGCGTCGGTCTCGACCAGCACCCGGTCCTGCGGCGTGACCGCGAGCGCATCCCGCAGCGGCTGGGCGTTGCGGAAGGTGACGGTGCCGGCGAAGGAGAGGTAGGCCCCGCGGTCCAGGCAGGCGCGCGCGAAGTCGGCGTCGCCGGAGAAGCAGTGCATCACCCACCGCGGCGGGGCGCCGTCCTCCTCCAACACCGCCAGCACCTCCTGGTGGGCGTCGCGGTCGTGGATCACCAGGGTCTTGTCGAGCCGCTTGGCCAGGTCGATGTGGCGACGGAACGACTCGACCTGGGCGGCCCGGCCGTCCTCGCCGGTGCGGAAGTGGTCGAGACCGGTCTCCCCCACCGCGCGGACCTTCGGGTGCGCGCCGGCCAGCTCCTCGATCTCGGCCATCGCCGCGTCCAGGCCTCCCGGGGTCGCCGCCAGCCGCGGCGCCTCGTTGGGGTGCAGCGCGACGCCCGCGACCACCGCGTCGTACGTCGCGGCGGCCTCGACCGCCCACCGGGCCCCGGGCAGGTCGCAGCCGATCTGCACGATCCGGGTGACCCCGACCTCGGCGGCGGCCGCCAGTGCCTCGGCCACCGGCAGCGCCGGTTCCTCGCCGCGGGCGATGTCGAGGTGGCAGTGGTTGTCGACGACCGGGTGCGGCAGCGGCTCCGGCACCGGAGGGCGCCCGCTCATGCCGCCCCGGTGCGGGCCAGCACGGCGTCGGCGAGGGCGCGCGGCGCGTGGGTCGGGATCCAGTGCGAGACGCCCTCGAGCACGACCAGCTCGTACGGCGCGTCGACCCACGCCGACGTCGCCTCCACCGGGGCCCGGGTGATCGCGACGTCACCGTCGCTCCACACCATCGTGGTCGGCACGGTGACCTTGCGCCCGGCAGCGCCGCCGAGGGCGAACGGCAGCGCGCGGTACCAGGCCAGCCCGCCGGGCAGGGCGCCGTACTCCAGCACCTCGGTGCGGAACCGGGCCACGTCGTCGTCGCCCATCCCCGCGCGCCGCAGCCAGGGCTCGAACAGCCCGCGCCGGGCGAGCAGCTCGGGGACCACCGGCACCTGGAAGAAGCCCATGTAGGTCGAGTGCAGGCCCTGGGTGGAGGTCAGCATCGAGGACATGAACGCACCCGTGTGCGGCACCGAGACGGCCGTCCAGGTGCGCACCAGGTCGGGGCGGGTCATCACCAGCCCCCAGCCGACGGCGGCGCCCCAGTCGTGGCCGACCAGGTGCACCGGCGCGCCGATGCGGTCCACCAGCGCCACGATGTCGGCGACCAGCTCGCCGGTGCGATAGGCGTGCCGCCCCGACGGGCGCGCGCCCGGGGAGTAGCCGCGCTGGTCGGGGGCGTAGGTGCGCAGGCCGTGCTCGGCGAGCAGCGGCTCGACGCGGCGCCAGCTGGTGGCGCGCTCGGGGAACCCGTGCAGCAGGACCACCGGGTCACCGTCGAGCGGGCCCTCGTCGCGGACGTCGAAGACCAGCCCGTCGCGCTCGAAGGAGGTCAGCCGGGCGCTCATGCCCCGCTCCCCCGGTGCACGAGGTCGTAGACCTCGCGCTTGGGCACCCCGGCCACCTTCGCGACCTCCGCGATCGCCTCCTTGCGTGTCATCCCGTCCTCCTCACGCTCGGCGACCGCGGCGCGCAGGCTCTCGGGATCGGTCCCGATCGTGCTCCCGGGCTCCGCCCCGGAGACCACCACGGTCACCTCTCCCCGTACCCCGTCGGCGGCCCAGGCCACGAGCTCGCCCAGCGGGCCGCGGCGTACCTCCTCGTGGGTCTTGGTCAGCTCGCGGCACACCGCCCCGGGCCGGTCCTCCCCGAACGCCTCCGCCATCGCCGCCAGCGCGGCCTCGGTGCGGTGCGGGGCCTCGAAGAAGACCATCGTGCGCTCCTCGCGGGCCAGCCCGGCGAGGCGGCGGGCGCGCTCGCCGGCCTTGCGCGGCAAGAAGCCCTCGAAGCAGAACCGGTCCACCGGCAGCCCGCTCACCGCGAGCGCGGTCAGCACCGCGGACGGGCCGGGCACCGCGGTGACCCGTACGTCGTGCTCGACCGCGGCGGCGACGAGGCGGTAGCCGGGGTCCGACACGCTCGGCATCCCGGCGTCGGTCACCAGCAGCACCCGCTCGCCGGCGAGCAGCGCCTCGAGCAGCACCGGGGTGCGCGCGGACTCGTTGCCCTCGAAGTAGGACACCACGCGTGCGGTCACGGTGACCCCGAGGTCGGTGGTGAGCCGCTTGAAGCGCCGGGTGTCCTCCGCGGCGATCACGTCCGCCGTCGTCAGCTCCTGGGTCAGCCGGGGCGGAGCGTCGCCGACCTGCCCGATCGGAGTCGCGGCCAGGACGAGCACGCCAGTCATGGCTCGATCATGTCAGCACGGATCGGCCCAGCAGGGGCCAGCCCGGCCCGGTGCGCCCGTATTGTTCGTGCCCGTGACGTCCACCCGCCCGGTCGCCCCCGCCGGCCCGCCCCGGGTCCCCGTCGAGGCGCGCCCCTCGGCCTGGGTCCGGATGCGCGGACGACTGACCGGCCGCGACCCGCTGGTCGGCTGGGTGGCCCCGCTCGGGGTCGCGCTGCTGGCCCTGGTGCTGCGGCTGTGGCACCTCGGCACGCCGCGCGAGTTCGCCTTCGACGAGACCTACTACGCCAAGGACGCGTGGTCGCTGCTCCACCACGGCTACGTGCGCAGCTATGTCGACGACGCCGACGAGCAGATCCTCGACGGCACCACGACCGGGCTGTGGACCGACGACCCGTCGATGATCGTGCACCCCGACGTGGGCAAGTGGCTGATCGCGCTCGGCGAGTGGGCCTTCGGGATGAACCCGTTCGGCTGGCGGGTCTCGGCCGCCGTCGCGGGCGCGCTGATGGTGCTGGTCATGTGTCGCCTGGTGCGCCGGATGACCGGATCCACCCTGCTCGGCTGCGTGGCCGGGCTGCTGCTCAGCCTGGACGGGCTGCACTTCGTGCTCTCCCGCCTGGCGCTGCTCGACATCTTCCTGGCCCTGTTCACGCTGTGCGGCGTGGCGTGCATCGTCAACGACCGCGACTGGTCCCGGGCCCGCCTCGCCCGACTGGTCCCTGACCAGGTCACCCACGGCTGGGGGCCGGTGCGGGCGCTGCTGTGGCGCCCGTGGCTGCTCGCCGGCGGGGTGGCGTGGGGCCTGGCGATCGGCGTCAAGTGGACGGCGCTGTACCCGCTGGCGGCGTTCGGGCTGCTGTGCTGGCTGTGGAGCGCGGGCGCCCGGCGCACCCTCGGCGTACGACGCCCGGTGCTGCGCGCGGCGCTGACCGACGGCCTGCCGGCGTTCGGCTACCTGGTCGTGCTCGCCGGCGTCGTCTACACCGCGACCTGGACCGGCTGGCTGGTGCACGCCGACGAGTACGAGGAGCACCTCTCCTCCACGCAGTACACCCGCTACAGCCACATGGAGGGCGACCGCGCGGTCTCCGAGGGCGACGCCACCTGGCCGACCGCCGAGGAGCCGGATGCCGACGGGCTCGGCGAGGTGGTCCAGTCGCTGCGCTCGCTGTGGCACTACCACCGCGACGTCTACACCTTCCACACCCACTTCCTCAACGACTCCGAGCACACCTACGCCTCCAAGCCGGTGGGCTGGCTGCTGCTCAACCGCCCGGTCGGGGTCTCCGCGGACACCGGCATCGAGCCCGGCACCCGCGGCTGCGACGCGGCGCCGGACAGCGACTGCCTGCGCCAGGTGCTGCTGATCGGCACCCCGGTGATCTGGTGGGGCGGGCTGCTCGCGCTCGCCTTCGCGCTCCTCGCCTGGGTCGGCGCGCGGGACTGGCGCTTCGGCGTCGCGGTGGTCGGCACCGCCTCGACCTGGCTGCCGTGGCTGCTCTACGACGACCGGCCGATCTTCTCCTTCTACGCGGTCCTCACGCTGCCGTTCGTG from Nocardioides sp. dk884 harbors:
- a CDS encoding alpha/beta fold hydrolase; its protein translation is MSARLTSFERDGLVFDVRDEGPLDGDPVVLLHGFPERATSWRRVEPLLAEHGLRTYAPDQRGYSPGARPSGRHAYRTGELVADIVALVDRIGAPVHLVGHDWGAAVGWGLVMTRPDLVRTWTAVSVPHTGAFMSSMLTSTQGLHSTYMGFFQVPVVPELLARRGLFEPWLRRAGMGDDDVARFRTEVLEYGALPGGLAWYRALPFALGGAAGRKVTVPTTMVWSDGDVAITRAPVEATSAWVDAPYELVVLEGVSHWIPTHAPRALADAVLARTGAA
- a CDS encoding TatD family hydrolase, producing the protein MSGRPPVPEPLPHPVVDNHCHLDIARGEEPALPVAEALAAAAEVGVTRIVQIGCDLPGARWAVEAAATYDAVVAGVALHPNEAPRLAATPGGLDAAMAEIEELAGAHPKVRAVGETGLDHFRTGEDGRAAQVESFRRHIDLAKRLDKTLVIHDRDAHQEVLAVLEEDGAPPRWVMHCFSGDADFARACLDRGAYLSFAGTVTFRNAQPLRDALAVTPQDRVLVETDAPYLTPHPHRGATNASYLVPLTMRLMAEVRGEDLGELCAAVDANTERAFGGGW
- the rsmI gene encoding 16S rRNA (cytidine(1402)-2'-O)-methyltransferase, producing the protein MTGVLVLAATPIGQVGDAPPRLTQELTTADVIAAEDTRRFKRLTTDLGVTVTARVVSYFEGNESARTPVLLEALLAGERVLLVTDAGMPSVSDPGYRLVAAAVEHDVRVTAVPGPSAVLTALAVSGLPVDRFCFEGFLPRKAGERARRLAGLAREERTMVFFEAPHRTEAALAAMAEAFGEDRPGAVCRELTKTHEEVRRGPLGELVAWAADGVRGEVTVVVSGAEPGSTIGTDPESLRAAVAEREEDGMTRKEAIAEVAKVAGVPKREVYDLVHRGSGA
- a CDS encoding transglycosylase family protein — protein: MASTLSTRARLGRLTRSRAVLGVLATVVVLAVAGTTLGYSALTTTVTLSLDGESREVRAMGGTVGDVLESEGIEVGKHDIVAPGIEEEVSDGSKISVRFGRPLEVTVDGETQTYWVTSTEVDDALGEIGRSFAAARLSTSRGALISRDGLELDVVTPKKLTFAIGARKPVTKQVTVLTVREALAAMDVKVGKLDIVKPGLKTKVEDGDKIVLTDIRKDTRVVKGERIDFSTEEREDASIYEGEEEVEREGRAGSRDVTYRLTYRNGEIVDREVVKQTVTAKPVSRIVLVGTKEKPEPAPAAPAANYAGGDTVWDRLAQCESGGNWATNTGNGYYGGLQFSAATWASVGGTGLPHQHSREEQIKRGQILQSRAGWGQWPHCSSQLGLR
- a CDS encoding dolichyl-phosphate-mannose--protein mannosyltransferase, yielding MTSTRPVAPAGPPRVPVEARPSAWVRMRGRLTGRDPLVGWVAPLGVALLALVLRLWHLGTPREFAFDETYYAKDAWSLLHHGYVRSYVDDADEQILDGTTTGLWTDDPSMIVHPDVGKWLIALGEWAFGMNPFGWRVSAAVAGALMVLVMCRLVRRMTGSTLLGCVAGLLLSLDGLHFVLSRLALLDIFLALFTLCGVACIVNDRDWSRARLARLVPDQVTHGWGPVRALLWRPWLLAGGVAWGLAIGVKWTALYPLAAFGLLCWLWSAGARRTLGVRRPVLRAALTDGLPAFGYLVVLAGVVYTATWTGWLVHADEYEEHLSSTQYTRYSHMEGDRAVSEGDATWPTAEEPDADGLGEVVQSLRSLWHYHRDVYTFHTHFLNDSEHTYASKPVGWLLLNRPVGVSADTGIEPGTRGCDAAPDSDCLRQVLLIGTPVIWWGGLLALAFALLAWVGARDWRFGVAVVGTASTWLPWLLYDDRPIFSFYAVLTLPFVVLALTLAMGRMIGPSRAPTPRRTAGVIVSGAFVVLALLNFAWFWPLFTHGLLTHGEWLDRIWFERWI